GCCCGACCGCCCGTTGCCGACCACGGACGAGCCTGCGTCGATCCCGCCGCCGGCGGCGCTCCGTCCGCCCACGCGGGTCGTGCCGCGCCAGGTGTCGTCGCGCGAAACGGGCACGAGCCCCGCGCGGCGGCCCTCGCCGGCCGCCGTGTGCCGGCGATCATCGCCGACGACCCGGGTCCCGGCACCGGTCCGCACGTTCTCACGGATGCGCAGGCCGCCGCGACCGTCCGCCGCCGTGCGATCGAAGTCGCGTCGGGTCCGCGTGCTGGGGGCCTCGCCGCGGTAGCGCGTGTCCGCCACGGTCCGGCCGGAGACGTCGCCGCGGGCCACGTCGACCCGGGTGCGGCTCCGCATGGCGTCCCGCTTGCTGTCAGGAACCTCGCGGGACCGCACCATGGCCGAACCGCGCTGGTACTCGCGCGTCTTGGTCGCCACGCCGTCGCGCATCTCGAGCCGCGTCCGGTCCAGGGGGCGATAGCGTCGGTGCCCGGAGTTGTACACGGTCACGCAGTCGCCATAGTAGTAGGGAGAGTAGGACCAGTCGTAGCACGCGCTCCACCCCCAGCCCCAGCCGTACCAGGGAGCGCAGCGGTAGTAGGGCCGGTACCAGTAGTTCACCCAGGGGCTCCAGGTCCAGGGGTCCAGGTACACGTACACCGGGTTGCCGTAGACCGGATAGTAGCCGTAGCGATCGTACCAGCCGTTGTACCAGGAGTAGTCGTACTCGATGGTCAGGGTGCACTCGTCCCGGTAGGGATCGTAGGCCACGTCGTCGTTGACGTGACACTGGTTGCACAGGTAGCGCGGATGCTCCACCGCCTGGTGCACGTAGTAGCTGGCGTAGTTGGTCACCACGAATTCGCCGGAGTCCTCGAGCCCGGTCACCGCGAAGTTCACCTCGTTCATGGCCAGGAACGGATCGCCCGCCACGCGGAAGTCGTAGCGCTCGGCCGCCTGCTCGTGGTGGAAGTCGATCTCCAGGGCCCGCAGGTCGAAAGGATAGCGGGACACGACGGCCTCGACCAATCCCTGCCCTTCGTTGGCCGAAACCTTCAGCTCCCGCGCGCCGGTGACCGGCAGGGCGTATTCGTGGCCCCCGAAAACGAAGCCGTCGTCGAACCGGCTGCGGGGCCAGAGCACCTCGACCACCCCGTCGGCATCGATGCGGTAGACGACGGCATAGGCGTCGCGGTTCACCTCGAAGGACACGCCGAGCTTCTCGCCCTTGCGGTAGATCTCGTCGCTGGCGCGGTCGGTCCAGACCTCCACCCGCAGCGTGTTGGTGGCGTAGTCGAAGTCGTCGGCGCCGTCCGCCTGGCTCCGCGTGTAGTCGTCGATGGTCTTGGCCGGCTGATAGGCCGCCGCGCCCCCCACTTCGCCAGCGGGCGACTGGGCGCCGGCAGCCGTCGCCAGGAGTCCAGCCAGGAGGAACAGGGCCAGGGCGAAGAAGCCCTTCGGTCGGGAGTGTTCGTGGAGTTGCGTTCGCAAGCAGGTCATGGCTTCACTCTCCTTTCCTTCGCTCTAGAGCTTCATCAGCACGGGCTTCTCGTCGCGGGCGCCCTCGTCGG
This genomic interval from bacterium contains the following:
- a CDS encoding DUF4384 domain-containing protein, with the protein product MTCLRTQLHEHSRPKGFFALALFLLAGLLATAAGAQSPAGEVGGAAAYQPAKTIDDYTRSQADGADDFDYATNTLRVEVWTDRASDEIYRKGEKLGVSFEVNRDAYAVVYRIDADGVVEVLWPRSRFDDGFVFGGHEYALPVTGARELKVSANEGQGLVEAVVSRYPFDLRALEIDFHHEQAAERYDFRVAGDPFLAMNEVNFAVTGLEDSGEFVVTNYASYYVHQAVEHPRYLCNQCHVNDDVAYDPYRDECTLTIEYDYSWYNGWYDRYGYYPVYGNPVYVYLDPWTWSPWVNYWYRPYYRCAPWYGWGWGWSACYDWSYSPYYYGDCVTVYNSGHRRYRPLDRTRLEMRDGVATKTREYQRGSAMVRSREVPDSKRDAMRSRTRVDVARGDVSGRTVADTRYRGEAPSTRTRRDFDRTAADGRGGLRIRENVRTGAGTRVVGDDRRHTAAGEGRRAGLVPVSRDDTWRGTTRVGGRSAAGGGIDAGSSVVGNGRSGAASSGTVNTRSASGSRGGGDSKSVQPRTRSTRVWNTNRGRDESTRSRTDNSRGRGEATGDNDSRSRAGSRETVKPRSDGGSSRKSSDAGVRSNSGSRERSGGSSNSSSGSRSGGSRSGGSRGGRDTGRR